A region from the Lysobacter antibioticus genome encodes:
- a CDS encoding DUF4329 domain-containing protein — protein MDLAAANAVADINPLSIKEDLEYTGWVYKRESGLFSYTKPRQGERHSAIPGDRPYRAMGVYHTHGAESGPAFDDEKLIKQDISGIYPDFAWVGTPTGRIIKYSSTGTAYPWSLLPKPGANNSDACGCDQGGL, from the coding sequence ATGGATTTAGCAGCTGCGAATGCCGTTGCTGACATAAACCCCCTTTCTATAAAGGAAGATCTTGAATATACGGGCTGGGTTTATAAGAGAGAGAGTGGGCTATTCTCATATACTAAGCCCCGTCAAGGTGAGAGGCACTCGGCTATTCCCGGGGACAGGCCCTATAGAGCGATGGGGGTGTATCACACTCATGGCGCTGAATCCGGGCCTGCTTTTGATGATGAAAAACTCATAAAGCAAGATATAAGTGGCATTTATCCCGATTTCGCATGGGTCGGCACCCCGACCGGCCGTATAATCAAATATTCGAGTACTGGTACTGCTTATCCTTGGAGTCTGCTGCCTAAGCCGGGTGCGAATAACTCAGATGCTTGCGGTTGCGA